The window GGCCAGGTAGTGCCAAGGACCCCGACAGTCACCCCCCTCTCTGCTCCACCTCTGGCAGACCCGAGGTTCAGGCCCCGAGGACTGACGGTGTTGGTGGATGCCCGACATTGTCTGCCCAGTCCCAGCCTCTTCCTGGGGCTTAGCCAGATGCAGGTGAGCCTGGTGCCTGGAATCTGCAGCCCTTGTCCAGCCCTGTCTTTGGGAGGCTCGACAGTCTTGGGGCCTGAGTAGGGGGGCCCAAGGGTTCAGGGGTGAGGGCCTGAGGGCTCTGGGGAGCTCGCTAGGACTGAGGCCTGTGGGCCTGGCTATTTCAGAAGATTGTCCCAGGCTCTGTGCCACGGGGTCTGCTGCTGGGGAAAATGTCAGGGGCTTCACCTCCAGGACTAAAGGTACCCGTGCTGGGCTTCCCCCCCACTCTGTCTGCCAAACATCAGATTGTGCCTGCTATGGTCCTGTTCTCTACCATCCTCCTCCCACCCCGTCCCTCTCAGGCTCCCTCTTCCTGCTGGGTTGGACCAGCCCTCTGAGCTCTTACCCAAGCCCAAGGGTCCCAGGCCCCTTCCTCTGATGCCGcgcttccctcctctcccccttgcTTGTTTTCTCTCCCCCCAGCTGGAGCTGCTGCCCCTCCCGTCAGGCTCTCTCTCCTTCATCCCGAGTGCCCCAGCTGCCCTGTACCCTTGAAGGCTGCTCCGCTACAGCCACAGTGCTTGGCTGGGGTTCCGCAAGGTCCGTGATGGAGGGCCTGCGGGCCCCGGGTGACAAAGCGGTCCCCAGGGAGTCTTAGGTTTCCTGGGTGGGGCTCTGGGACAGCTGCCAAGAATCCCCGGCTCCCCTCGGGGACAGTGCCCTGATGCTAGGGTCTGTGACCTGCGGTGACCTCACACCCTGGTCCTCCAGAGGCAGGAAGCTCTGCAGCGCAGCTGTCTGAGTCGCCAGTGCCCCTGCTCCAGGGGGCCATCGAGAGTGTGGAGGCTGCCCCTCAGCCAGAGGGTGCTGGGGTGAGTGTGGACACCTGGCTGGCCAGGAGGATGGGCTTGGGGGCCATCGCACAGCTCCCCCTCTGGCCTTCGCACCCGGCCCGTGGCTCAGCCTTCTTGCCCTGCTCATTTCCCTGCTGCCTGTGTCCATTCTCAGGGAGCCGGGCAGCTGCCGCAGGACCCACAGGAGCTGATGCAGAGGGTGCTGGACCACCCCCTGCTGGCCCGGCTGCAGCGGGAGGGTGGCACAGCATTGGCACAATTACAGTGGGAAGATCCCGGGGTTATTCAGAGCCCAGACTACAGGTAGGCATCATGGAGGTGGCACCTGGGGTTGGCAGAGCTTCCCACCCCCCGGCACCCAGCTCAGGAGGGACAACGGCTTCTTCTGCCAGGCTGGCAGTGGACGATGCGGGGAAGCTGTATGCCCAGGTAGATGGGCTGCTGCACCAACTGGTCACCCTGTGCAACCAACGGATGCGGGCTCTGGAGCTGGGGAAGATGCTGGAGGCCCAGGCGGGAGCACTGGATGAGGTGGGAgggcccccttctctcttctaccGCCCCCGCCCATGtcactcccttcctcttttctccctggCCAGCCTCCCCACAGACACACATGTAGAGAAAACACTACTCCTAGTGGGCACCATTGCCCTCCGTATCTGGTGTGGGGAGGGCAGAGAAGAGGCTGTATGACCGGAGCCAGGGCCCGTCAGATTGGGCTCCCATCCCACCTCCCAGATGCCCTTTCCCTGGCTCGCTGCTCTCCCACTTCCCTTTGCCAGTACTGCCCCCCTCACCCCCTCCAGATTCAGGCCTGGCTGCAGAACATAGGCTGGCCGGGGCTGAAGGGGTCAGAGGAACCTTCGCTGGATGTGCTGCTTCAGGCTCAGGATGCCTTCTGCGAGCTGGACCAGGCTGGCCAGGTGGGCTCAGGCCAGAGGAGTGGACGATGCGAGATGTGTCTTTGTAGGGCCCAGTGGAGTACATGCAGGCCCAAGCCAGTCCAGGCTTTGTTGGGGGAAAGGGATGGGAGGATAGACTGTGGGCAGCTCTACTAATGGTCCATAGGATGAAGAGGCAGCTGGTACTTGAGGAATCTTGTTGATCCactcccccatttcacagatgagaaaaccgaggcccagaagCCATCCTGGACCCTGGGGGAGTAGCAGGGGAGCAAGGCCTGGGCAGGAGCCCAAGGAGCAGATGGAGGGCATCCCAGGTCTAGGACTGGGCTTGACCAGGGTCCTTCACTTTTCCCAGGAGCATATCCACCGTGGTGAGGAGATTCTGGCCGGCTGGGAAGTGGCCGAGTTGGGCCAGCTGGGTGCTCCTGGGGCCCGCCTCATCTCCCTGCAGGCACAGCTGTCAGAGTTCTCAAGGGCGCTTGCCCGGCGCCGGCGGCAGCTCCTGGATGCCAGACAGCTATCGCATCTGCTGGATCAGGTGTGCAGGGGGGGCCCTGGTCCCTGCCCCACCCCCGGGCTTCTCCTCCAGAGGACTCAGTGGGCAGCAAGGCATAGTGGGAAGAAATGCCAGCCTGGGAGGCAGGAggcctgggtgaccctgggccagtcacttcccCTTTGGGCctctcttttccagctctgaattctgAGTTAGGCTCTAATGCCTCCAGCAGCCGCTGAGCCAGTCACTCCTCAATGGGACCCTGCTCTGTTCCTCTCTGGCTCACTGTGTCCCCTCCTAGCCTTGGAAGGGGCCAGGCAGGTGGTGACCCTGCTCTCTGGCCCTCTAGCTGTTCCTTTACCCTCACAGCTGCCCACTTAGCAGCCATTCTCCCCAGCTCCCTTGGTGTCTTCCTGAGGTTGGCACTGGTTGGGCATTGTGCCTTGTTGGATGAGGGGGCTACTCAAATCTGTCCTTTTTGCCAGCATGTCCCGGAGTAGCCACATGGACAGGGGGGCCTGGTGGGGATTGTTGAGGATATTCTCTCCCATTCTGGGCAGAGATGCCAGGTTTTCTCTTTCAGAACTGTTGTAAGCCCTGCCCAGGACCAAGCTGGAGGGGcctatttccttcctcccctggCACTCCCCAAGGCCTGGCTCAGACTGAGCCTTTGGTGCTGGGGTTTGTATAtacttggaggaggaggaggcagcggGAAAGCAGGGCCAGGCATGGGGAGAAAGTTAAGCACTCTCTGGGATAGATTTgagatgtggagtcaggaagacctgaattcaaatcttgccctcaaatactgtgtgaccctgggcaagtcacttaacctctgtttgcttcagtttcctcatttgcaaaatgggggcaatattagcacctacctcccagggttgtgaggatcaaatgagacatctttcatatatatgcatacatacatagacagatggatagatgatagatagatagactgatagatagatggatagacggatgatagatagatagatagacagatgatagatagatagatagatagatagatagatagatagatagatagatagatagatagataagataggtAAGATAGGTAGGTAGGCAGGTAGGTGGGTAGATAGTGCATTACACCTTCAAGTGCTATAGTGCTATTATTTGAGGATGAAGGGAATGAGCTGAAATGTCATAGGATCCCACGACtttagaattaaaagaaataacatcGAGTCAAtatccttaattttatagatggggaaatagaagtccagaaaaaggaagtgacttgtccaaggtcacacagtcagtagcagggccaaaatttgaatccaagtctgtTGCATGAAGGGAAGTATATAGGCCTGGTGGGAGCTCTGTCAGTGACAGTGAGGGAGACCCTCTCCCGGGGGCTGATTGTCTGAGGCCTCTTTCAGCTCTGCTGTTGTATGAGGTTGGAGGCGACTGGTACCTGGAGCtgtcttccccctcctttcctgaGCAAGTCAGGGGAGGGGCCCATGCCCACCACAGAGAGGGAAGCTTTGGTCTGAGAAGAGCCAGGATGatcccttccttcacttctctaaAAACAGGCTCCTCCTTTTGACCCTACCCTGAGGGCACCTCGGCTGGTTCTGGGGGTGAGTTTCCTTTGGGAAGGAAGCTGATTTTTGTCCCCCACCATTGCAGGCCTTGGCATGGGCACAGGACGGACAGAAGGCACTGGCCAAGCTTGCCGAGGAGGAATGTACATCCCCAGAGGCAGTGCTGTGTCACCTGGAAGGACACCGAATCTCACACCCGGACCTGGCCCCCTCCCACTTCCAAGAGATGCGGGCGCTGGCTGCGGGGCTAGGCTCTGACCTCACCATCCAGCAGTGTCACCTCCTGTGGGCCCGCTGCCAAGACACCCAGCTGGCACTGGATAGGAAGCGGGAGGCCGCACTCAGGGCACAGCAAGTGCTGCCCACCCTCGCCAAGGGCCAGCAGTGCCCTCTAGGTGGTGATGGGGGTGGCGGCAGCAGCTCCTCAGATCAGGCCTGCCTGGCCTCAGGAAGGAAGattgaagagagagggagaagcagCATTTGCCTGGGGTCTGTCGCCTCCCACTCACTGCGGAGGGTGCACACCTTGCAGCCAGGGACGAAGCAGAGCCTGTGGGGTTCCATGTGTCGGCTCAGCCTTGGTGAACCCTCAACCACCCCCCACGGTCCCTCGGGCCAGCAGACAGGGCCCACCTGCCCCAGATCTCTGGGGGTCCTGAAGGCATCGCCCAGCTGTCCCATTCTGGAGGCCACTACCCAGAACAGGTAAAGGGGGTTTTAGAGGCAGGCAGACATCTCGGGATGGGTGGTCTTGGGGTAGTAGAGCAGACGCCTTGAGTGCCCCTGCGAAGAAGGCCTAGAGGCAGAGGGCTGGGCATTCCCAGGCCAACCCCAggacttagaagctgtgtgacagctctgagcctcagtgtccttatctgtaaacccAGGAAAATAAATCTTGTACGCCCCTGACAGCAATCAACGCAGGGCTCAGAGGAATGAGACACTAAAAATGGAGGTGGTGGGGgcagggtggagggtgggggtggcCCAGGCCCCAGAGGGGCCCAGCATGGGCCTGGCCCTGAGCCCTGCCCCCTGCGGCAGGCCTGCACTTGATACTAGCAGAGATGGTGGGACGGAGCGGGAGTACGTGGCGGGGCCCTGGATTACGTGGTAGGACAGCCTACTTCCCCGAGCTGGAACGGGCAGACGTGCCCCAGGGCCTGCGGGGACAGCGAGCCCGTCCTCTTTGGCAACCTGGAGAAGCTCCGGGATCTTCACCCCATCACTTTTTCCTCGGGAGCTGGGAGCGCTGCAGCCAGCACCCCCTTCGAGTCGCCCACGCCTTCCTGCGCCACGTAAGAGCCTGGCAGGGTTTCTTgcccctctgtcccctccctgcCCCGAGTCTGCCCCTCTTTCCCCGCTCCCCTTGGCCTCAGCATTGCCCCTCTCTGCTGCACCAGGGAGCCCAGTGCCCAACTTGGTCACAATCACCAAAGCCAGTGGACAGCCACACTCCTGGCAAACTCGGGAAAGGTGACACATCTTCCCCTTTCTTCAGACAAGCTGTTCCTAGTCTCAACTTTGTCATGTGAATCCTGCTGGAGGATCCCGGGAGCCAGATCTGGGTGGGGGGTCCTTGGCTAAAGCGGTTACCCTGCTCCATGGTTAACTGAGTTCAGAGCCTGGGCCTTTTGCTCAGCGTGGGTTTAAATGACTCCCTGTACACGCACCCTCCCCAAAGGCTCTAGAGATTGAATGGTACTTAGGCCCTAACCAGGGAAGGTTTCCTAGAAGAAGCAGTTATTGCCTCCCTCAGATGACCTGGCCTGTGTGGGCAGCAGTGAGGCTGGCATGGGGGATTGGGCACTGCCAA is drawn from Dromiciops gliroides isolate mDroGli1 chromosome 2, mDroGli1.pri, whole genome shotgun sequence and contains these coding sequences:
- the PLEKHG4 gene encoding LOW QUALITY PROTEIN: puratrophin-1 (The sequence of the model RefSeq protein was modified relative to this genomic sequence to represent the inferred CDS: inserted 1 base in 1 codon; deleted 5 bases in 4 codons), producing the protein MRRIPREGGNPGTPRRIQALQSPGGENLLGREGAEQPLSSSELEQCPASKGPPPALPVPVRPTLAQDLSPQLLASGLAALPGTRDSEGRAVLLVCTRNPAWVGPHCGVQELASLFLYLWSIPRWEWGLLSDGEKQGSGDPRFRPRGLTVLVDARHCLPSPSLFLGLSQMQKIVPGSVPRGLLLGKMSGASPPGLKVPVLGFPPTLSAKHQIVPAMVLWSCCPSRQALSPSSRVPQLPCTLEGCSATATVLGWGSARSVMEGLRAPEAGSSAAQLSESPVPLLQGAIESVEAAPQPEGAGGAGQLPQDPQELMQRVLDHPLLARLQREGGTALAQLQWEDPGVIQSPDYRLAVDDAGKLYAQVDGLLHQLVTLCNQRMRALELGKMLEAQAGALDEIQAWLQNIGWPGLKGSEEPSLDVLLQAQDAFCELDQAGQEHIHRGEEILAGWEVAELGQLGAPGARLISLQAQLSEFSRALARRRRQLLDARQLSHLLDQALAWAQDGQKALAKLAEEECTSPEAVLCHLEGHRISHPDLAPSHFQEMRALAAGLGSDLTIQQCHLLWARCQDTQLALDRKREAALRAQQVLPTLAKGQQCPLGGDGGGGSSSSDQACLASGRKIEERGRSSICLGSVASHSLRRVHTLQPGTKQSLWGSMCRLSLGEPSTTPHGPSGQQTGPTCPRSLGVLKASPSCPILEATTQNRTAYFPELERADVPQGLRGQRARLFGNLEKLRDLHHHFFLGSWERCSQHPLRVAHAFLRHRAPFGMYALYSKNKPRSDALLASHGNAFFKDKQRRLGDHLDLASYLLKPIQRMSKYALLLQELSRACEEGPGPGWAQGPDLAALRAACDLVRFQLRHGNDPAGYGCIRGCDVNLKEQGQLIRQDEFVVWSGRKKCHRHVFLFEELILFSKSRHGPRGIDSPSCHKHSFKHDIGLTENCGRAGLRFEIWFRRRKARDTFVLQALLLKTNGAWTADXSQLLWRQAARNKELRMAEMVSMGVGNKPFLDITPSEAAISDRAINYIMKGRGSRTRASIAVSLFDHTNPYPGPPASLPTGPSSCSLLGPLNLHLCGDPTRLRPCWPLHPAAYPEEELDPGTETGSQPSLTPESSGAHSQGLSASSSGSDSGCVSGLTLASGCDDQPIAALADKPHCDQSQYISSV